From one Suricata suricatta isolate VVHF042 chromosome 8, meerkat_22Aug2017_6uvM2_HiC, whole genome shotgun sequence genomic stretch:
- the MINDY1 gene encoding ubiquitin carboxyl-terminal hydrolase MINDY-1 isoform X2 codes for MEHHQPDCSASGEARIVEAVSPENHEVLSQPDEHPQDQDDRDADGTAREQETVNQASLLAQGQDYLESPAPNTSSSPLEPAQGTQPEAETEGASSRPQELPQPPRARQPELDFYCVKWIPWKGERTPIITQSTNGPCPLLAIMNILFLQWKVKLSPQKEVITSDELMAHLGDCLLSIKPQEKSEGLQLNFQQNVDDAMTVLPKLATGIPLYHGWLVDPQSPEAVSAVGKLSYNQLVEKIITCKHSSDTNLVTEGLIAEQFLETTAAQLTYHGLCELTAAAKDGELSVFFRNNHFSTMTKHKSHLYLLVTDQGFLQEEQVVWESLHNVDGDSCFCDSDFHLSHSPGKGPGAGGGGGSPEPQRQVDQDYLIALSLQQPQGTLGLSDLELAQQLQQEEYQQQQAAQPVLRRGSPQGRGATSGRPVGERRQRPKQESDCVLL; via the exons ATGGAACACCATCAGCCTGACTGTTCAGCCTCTGGCGAGGCCAGGATTGTAGAAGCAGTCAGCCCTGAAAACCATGAGGTCCTCTCACAACCAGATGAGCACCCCCAGGACCAGGATGACAGAGATGCTGATGGGACAGCCAGAGAACAGGAGACAGTCAACCAAGCTTCGCTGCTGGCCCAGGGCCAGGATTACCTTGAGTCACCTGCACCTAACACTAGTTCAAGCCCACTGGAGCCAGCCCAGGGGACACAgcctgaggcagagacagagggggcgAGCTCCAGACCCCAGgagctcccccagccccccagggcccGACAGCCAGAGCTAGATTTCTACTGTGTAAAGTGGATCCCCTGGAAGGGAGAACGGACACCCATCATCACCCAGAGCACCAACGGCCCTTGCCCTCTCCTTGCCATCATGAACATCCTCTTTCTTCAATGGAAG GTGAAGCTGTCCCCTCAGAAGGAAGTGATCACATCGGATGAGCTCATGGCCCATCTTG GAGACTGTCTCCTGTCCATCAAGCCCCAGGAGAAGTCAGAGGGACTTCAGCTGAATTTTCAGCAG AATGTGGACGACGCAATGACGGTGTTGCCTAAGCTGGCCACAG GCATCCCTCTGTACCACGGCTGGCTTGTTGATCCACAG AGTCCTGAGGCTGTGAGCGCGGTTGGGAAACTGAGTTACAACCAGCTGGTAGAGAAGATCATCACCTGCAAGCACTCTAGTGACACCAACCTTGTGACAGAAG GTCTGATCGCTGAGCAGTTCCTGGAGACCACCGCGGCCCAGCTGACCTACCACGGGCTTTGTGAGCTCACGGCAGCGGCCAAGGACGGTGAACTTAGCGTCTTTTTCCGAAACAACCACTTTAGCACTATGACTAAGCACAAG AGTCACTTGTACCTGCTGGTCACCGACCAGGGCTTCCTGCAAGAGGAGCAGGTGGTGTGGGAGAGCCTGCACAATGTGGATGGGGACAGCTGCTTCTGCGACTCGGACTTCCACCTGAGTCATTCCCCAGGGAAGGGGCCcggagcaggaggtgggggcggCTCCCCTGAGCCGCAGCGGCAGGTCGACCAG GACTACCTAATCGCCTTGTCCCTGCAGCAGCCACAAGGCACACTGGGTCTTAGTGACTTGGAGCTGGCCCAGCAGCTTCAGCAAGAGGAATACCAGCAGCAGCAAGCTGCGCAGCCCGTGCTGAGGCGGGGCTCCCCGCAG GGGAGAGGAGCCACATCCGGACGTCCGGTCGGAGAGCGCCGGCAGAGgccaaagcaagagtcagactGTGTCCTCCTGTAG
- the MINDY1 gene encoding ubiquitin carboxyl-terminal hydrolase MINDY-1 isoform X1 produces the protein MEHHQPDCSASGEARIVEAVSPENHEVLSQPDEHPQDQDDRDADGTAREQETVNQASLLAQGQDYLESPAPNTSSSPLEPAQGTQPEAETEGASSRPQELPQPPRARQPELDFYCVKWIPWKGERTPIITQSTNGPCPLLAIMNILFLQWKVKLSPQKEVITSDELMAHLGDCLLSIKPQEKSEGLQLNFQQNVDDAMTVLPKLATGLDVNVRFTGVSDFEYTPECSIFDLLGIPLYHGWLVDPQSPEAVSAVGKLSYNQLVEKIITCKHSSDTNLVTEGLIAEQFLETTAAQLTYHGLCELTAAAKDGELSVFFRNNHFSTMTKHKSHLYLLVTDQGFLQEEQVVWESLHNVDGDSCFCDSDFHLSHSPGKGPGAGGGGGSPEPQRQVDQDYLIALSLQQPQGTLGLSDLELAQQLQQEEYQQQQAAQPVLRRGSPQGRGATSGRPVGERRQRPKQESDCVLL, from the exons ATGGAACACCATCAGCCTGACTGTTCAGCCTCTGGCGAGGCCAGGATTGTAGAAGCAGTCAGCCCTGAAAACCATGAGGTCCTCTCACAACCAGATGAGCACCCCCAGGACCAGGATGACAGAGATGCTGATGGGACAGCCAGAGAACAGGAGACAGTCAACCAAGCTTCGCTGCTGGCCCAGGGCCAGGATTACCTTGAGTCACCTGCACCTAACACTAGTTCAAGCCCACTGGAGCCAGCCCAGGGGACACAgcctgaggcagagacagagggggcgAGCTCCAGACCCCAGgagctcccccagccccccagggcccGACAGCCAGAGCTAGATTTCTACTGTGTAAAGTGGATCCCCTGGAAGGGAGAACGGACACCCATCATCACCCAGAGCACCAACGGCCCTTGCCCTCTCCTTGCCATCATGAACATCCTCTTTCTTCAATGGAAG GTGAAGCTGTCCCCTCAGAAGGAAGTGATCACATCGGATGAGCTCATGGCCCATCTTG GAGACTGTCTCCTGTCCATCAAGCCCCAGGAGAAGTCAGAGGGACTTCAGCTGAATTTTCAGCAG AATGTGGACGACGCAATGACGGTGTTGCCTAAGCTGGCCACAGGTCTGGACGTCAACGTGCGATTCACAGGGGTCTCTGATTTTGAGTATACCCCTGAGTGCAGTATCTTTGACCTCCTAGGCATCCCTCTGTACCACGGCTGGCTTGTTGATCCACAG AGTCCTGAGGCTGTGAGCGCGGTTGGGAAACTGAGTTACAACCAGCTGGTAGAGAAGATCATCACCTGCAAGCACTCTAGTGACACCAACCTTGTGACAGAAG GTCTGATCGCTGAGCAGTTCCTGGAGACCACCGCGGCCCAGCTGACCTACCACGGGCTTTGTGAGCTCACGGCAGCGGCCAAGGACGGTGAACTTAGCGTCTTTTTCCGAAACAACCACTTTAGCACTATGACTAAGCACAAG AGTCACTTGTACCTGCTGGTCACCGACCAGGGCTTCCTGCAAGAGGAGCAGGTGGTGTGGGAGAGCCTGCACAATGTGGATGGGGACAGCTGCTTCTGCGACTCGGACTTCCACCTGAGTCATTCCCCAGGGAAGGGGCCcggagcaggaggtgggggcggCTCCCCTGAGCCGCAGCGGCAGGTCGACCAG GACTACCTAATCGCCTTGTCCCTGCAGCAGCCACAAGGCACACTGGGTCTTAGTGACTTGGAGCTGGCCCAGCAGCTTCAGCAAGAGGAATACCAGCAGCAGCAAGCTGCGCAGCCCGTGCTGAGGCGGGGCTCCCCGCAG GGGAGAGGAGCCACATCCGGACGTCCGGTCGGAGAGCGCCGGCAGAGgccaaagcaagagtcagactGTGTCCTCCTGTAG
- the ANXA9 gene encoding annexin A9 isoform X1: MKPAGGRTQAGVHIGRGQAVTTATLPPAPLVVSHTMSVTSGKTGPSLIQEILSHLGLANKTAAWGTLGTLRTFLSFSVDKDVQRLLRAIAGQGVDHSAIVGVLTNRSREQRQLISRAFQERTQQDLLKSLQAALSGDLERTVVALLQPAAHFDAQELRTALKTPGSTEDVAVEILATRSPPQLQECLTVYKHNFQMEAEKDIKSETSGIFQDLLLALAEGTRESYSGIIDYNLVEQDVQALKQAEGPGTEGTWVLIFTQRNPEHLVQVFDQYQRCTGHELEKAVQNIFLGDAQAALLSLALVIKNTPLYFADKLHQALQDTEPNYQVLMRILISRSEIDLLSIRTAFKKKFGKSLYSSLQDVVKGDCRSALLALCRAEDL, encoded by the exons GCCGCACACAAGCTGGTGTCCACATAGGCAGAGGCCAGGCTGTGACGACTGCCACCTTGCCTCCAGCACCTCTGG TAGTCAGTCATACCATGTCTGTGACCAGCGGGAAGACGGGACCATCCTTGATCCAGGAGATCCTTAGTCACCTGGGCCTTGCCAACAAG ACTGCAGCCTGGGGAACCCTGGGCACCCTCAGGACATTCTTGAGCTTCAGCGTGGACAAGGATGTGCAGAGGCTACTGAGGGCCATTGCAGGCCAAG GTGTGGACCATAGTGCCATCGTGGGCGTGCTCACCAATCGGAGCAGGGAGCAAAGGCAGCTCATCTCTCGGGCCTTCCAGGAGCGCACCCAACAG GACCTGCTGAAGTCCCTGCAGGCAGCACTCTCTGGAGACCTGGAGAGGACTGTGGTGGCTTTGCTCCAGCCTGCAGCCCATTTCGACGCCCAGGAATTGAGGACAGCTTTGAAG ACCCCAGGTTCCACTGAGGATGTGGCCGTGGAAATTCTTGCTACCCGAAGCCCACCCCAGCTGCAGGAGTGCCTGACAGTCTACAAACATA ATTTCCAGatggaggctgagaaggacaTCAAATCTGAGACCAGTGGCATCTTTCAGGACCTGCTCCTGGCCCTGGCCGAA GGGACCCGTGAGAGCTATTCTGGAATCATTGACTACAACCTGGTGGAGCAGGATGTCCAG GCATTAAAGCAGGCAgaagggcctggcacagagggcACGTGGGTCCTAATATTCACCCAGCGAAATCCTGAACACCTTGTCCAAG TGTTCGACCAGTACCAGCGTTGCACTGGGCATGAACTGGAGAAGGCCGTCCAGAACATTTTCCTCGGGGACGCCCAGGCGGCTCTGCTCAGCCTAG CCTTGGTGATCAAGAACACACCACTGTACTTCGCTGATAAACTTCATCAAGCCCTCCAG GACACGGAGCCCAATTACCAAGTCCTGATGCGCATCCTCATCTCTCGAAGCGAGATTGACCTTCTAAGCATCCGAACTGCATTCAAAAAGAAATTTGGGAAGTCCCTCTACTCTTCTCTTCAG GATGTAGTGAAAGGGGACTGCCGGTCAGCCCTCCTAGCCCTGTGCAGGGCTGAAGACCTTTGA
- the ANXA9 gene encoding annexin A9 isoform X2: MSVTSGKTGPSLIQEILSHLGLANKTAAWGTLGTLRTFLSFSVDKDVQRLLRAIAGQGVDHSAIVGVLTNRSREQRQLISRAFQERTQQDLLKSLQAALSGDLERTVVALLQPAAHFDAQELRTALKTPGSTEDVAVEILATRSPPQLQECLTVYKHNFQMEAEKDIKSETSGIFQDLLLALAEGTRESYSGIIDYNLVEQDVQALKQAEGPGTEGTWVLIFTQRNPEHLVQVFDQYQRCTGHELEKAVQNIFLGDAQAALLSLALVIKNTPLYFADKLHQALQDTEPNYQVLMRILISRSEIDLLSIRTAFKKKFGKSLYSSLQDVVKGDCRSALLALCRAEDL; the protein is encoded by the exons ATGTCTGTGACCAGCGGGAAGACGGGACCATCCTTGATCCAGGAGATCCTTAGTCACCTGGGCCTTGCCAACAAG ACTGCAGCCTGGGGAACCCTGGGCACCCTCAGGACATTCTTGAGCTTCAGCGTGGACAAGGATGTGCAGAGGCTACTGAGGGCCATTGCAGGCCAAG GTGTGGACCATAGTGCCATCGTGGGCGTGCTCACCAATCGGAGCAGGGAGCAAAGGCAGCTCATCTCTCGGGCCTTCCAGGAGCGCACCCAACAG GACCTGCTGAAGTCCCTGCAGGCAGCACTCTCTGGAGACCTGGAGAGGACTGTGGTGGCTTTGCTCCAGCCTGCAGCCCATTTCGACGCCCAGGAATTGAGGACAGCTTTGAAG ACCCCAGGTTCCACTGAGGATGTGGCCGTGGAAATTCTTGCTACCCGAAGCCCACCCCAGCTGCAGGAGTGCCTGACAGTCTACAAACATA ATTTCCAGatggaggctgagaaggacaTCAAATCTGAGACCAGTGGCATCTTTCAGGACCTGCTCCTGGCCCTGGCCGAA GGGACCCGTGAGAGCTATTCTGGAATCATTGACTACAACCTGGTGGAGCAGGATGTCCAG GCATTAAAGCAGGCAgaagggcctggcacagagggcACGTGGGTCCTAATATTCACCCAGCGAAATCCTGAACACCTTGTCCAAG TGTTCGACCAGTACCAGCGTTGCACTGGGCATGAACTGGAGAAGGCCGTCCAGAACATTTTCCTCGGGGACGCCCAGGCGGCTCTGCTCAGCCTAG CCTTGGTGATCAAGAACACACCACTGTACTTCGCTGATAAACTTCATCAAGCCCTCCAG GACACGGAGCCCAATTACCAAGTCCTGATGCGCATCCTCATCTCTCGAAGCGAGATTGACCTTCTAAGCATCCGAACTGCATTCAAAAAGAAATTTGGGAAGTCCCTCTACTCTTCTCTTCAG GATGTAGTGAAAGGGGACTGCCGGTCAGCCCTCCTAGCCCTGTGCAGGGCTGAAGACCTTTGA